A genomic window from Rhodococcus sp. KBS0724 includes:
- the katG gene encoding catalase/peroxidase HPI: MAPEGNSQGGSESENPAISSPTPTAHRPMTNQDWWPNQPNLSVLRVHSPKSNPMGTDFDYAAEFAKLDVDALKRDVIDLMTTSQDWWPADYGHYGGLFIRMSWHAAGTYRIADGRGGGGQGAQRFAPLNSWPDNASLDKARRLLWPVKQKYGKQISWADLLVFAGNCALDSMGFKTFGFGFGREDIWEPEEMYWGPEDTWLGDERYSGDRQLSGPLGAVQMGLIYVNPEGPNGQPDPVAAAHDIRETFARMAMNDVETAALIAGGHTFGKTHGAGPADLVGPEPEGAPIEQQGLGWKSSFGTGVGKDAITSGLEVVWTNTPTEWDNSFLEILYGYEWELTKSPADAWQWTPKDGAGAGTIPDPFDDSVKRSPTMLTTDLSLRLDPAYEKITRRWLDHPDEFAEEFAKAWYKLLHRDMGPVTRYLGPWIPEPQLWQDPVPAAATPLIGDADIAALKGKVLESGLSISQLVSTAWASAASFRGTDMRGGANGARIRLAPQKDWEVNNPADLSTVLNTLEQIQQDFNSQSGGAKVSLADLIVLAGTAAIEKAAKDAGHDVSVSFTPGRADASQEQTDVESFAVLEPRADGFRNYLRPGEKVPAETLLVDRAYMLTLTPPEMTVLVGGLRGLNANFGQTAHGVFTDRPQTLTNDFFVNLLDMGTEWKPSTSSENVYEGRDRGTGAVKYTATAVDLVFGSNSELRALAEVYASADAQQKFVEDFASAWTKVMELDRFDLD; this comes from the coding sequence ATGGCCCCTGAAGGAAATTCGCAGGGGGGAAGCGAAAGTGAAAATCCCGCAATCTCGTCTCCGACGCCCACGGCGCATCGCCCGATGACAAACCAGGACTGGTGGCCGAACCAGCCGAATCTTTCGGTGTTGCGCGTTCACTCGCCCAAATCCAACCCGATGGGCACGGACTTCGACTACGCGGCAGAGTTCGCAAAACTCGACGTCGACGCACTCAAGCGAGATGTCATCGACCTGATGACAACGTCGCAGGATTGGTGGCCTGCCGACTACGGGCATTACGGCGGCCTGTTCATCCGGATGAGCTGGCACGCCGCTGGTACCTACCGCATTGCAGACGGCCGCGGCGGTGGAGGCCAAGGCGCACAACGATTTGCGCCGCTGAACAGTTGGCCGGATAATGCGAGCCTGGACAAGGCGCGCCGCTTGTTGTGGCCGGTCAAACAGAAGTACGGCAAGCAGATCTCGTGGGCGGATCTCTTGGTATTCGCGGGCAACTGCGCTCTGGATTCCATGGGGTTCAAGACCTTCGGCTTCGGCTTCGGTCGCGAGGACATCTGGGAGCCGGAGGAGATGTACTGGGGTCCGGAGGACACGTGGCTCGGCGACGAACGCTACAGCGGCGACCGGCAGCTGTCCGGTCCGCTCGGTGCGGTGCAGATGGGCCTGATCTACGTGAACCCGGAGGGACCGAACGGCCAGCCCGATCCGGTGGCTGCTGCCCACGATATCCGCGAGACGTTTGCTCGTATGGCGATGAACGACGTCGAGACCGCGGCGCTGATCGCAGGTGGCCACACCTTCGGAAAGACTCACGGAGCCGGCCCGGCCGACCTGGTTGGTCCCGAGCCTGAAGGTGCTCCGATCGAGCAGCAGGGCTTGGGCTGGAAGAGTTCCTTCGGAACGGGGGTGGGGAAGGACGCGATCACGAGCGGTCTCGAAGTCGTGTGGACGAATACGCCGACGGAGTGGGACAACTCGTTCTTGGAAATCCTCTACGGCTACGAATGGGAACTGACCAAGAGTCCCGCCGATGCGTGGCAGTGGACGCCCAAGGACGGTGCCGGCGCCGGCACGATTCCCGACCCGTTCGACGATTCGGTGAAACGCTCCCCGACCATGCTGACCACGGACCTTTCGCTGCGACTCGACCCCGCATACGAGAAGATCACCCGTCGTTGGCTCGATCACCCGGATGAATTTGCCGAGGAGTTCGCCAAGGCCTGGTACAAGCTACTGCACCGCGACATGGGACCGGTGACCCGCTATCTGGGTCCGTGGATTCCGGAACCGCAGTTGTGGCAGGATCCCGTTCCCGCAGCCGCCACCCCGTTGATCGGTGACGCTGACATCGCAGCTCTCAAGGGCAAGGTTCTCGAATCCGGACTGTCGATCTCGCAGTTGGTGTCCACAGCCTGGGCGTCTGCGGCGAGCTTCCGTGGTACCGATATGCGAGGCGGCGCCAACGGAGCCCGGATTCGTCTTGCACCGCAAAAGGATTGGGAGGTGAACAACCCGGCTGATCTGTCGACGGTCCTGAATACTCTCGAGCAGATCCAGCAGGACTTCAATTCTCAGTCCGGCGGAGCGAAGGTCTCGCTTGCCGATCTGATCGTTCTGGCCGGAACTGCGGCGATCGAAAAGGCTGCCAAGGACGCTGGACACGACGTGTCTGTCTCGTTCACACCCGGACGAGCGGACGCATCGCAGGAACAGACCGATGTGGAATCGTTTGCCGTACTCGAACCCCGGGCGGACGGTTTCCGGAACTACCTCCGGCCGGGCGAGAAGGTTCCTGCCGAGACCCTCCTGGTCGACCGGGCGTACATGTTGACCCTGACGCCGCCGGAAATGACGGTTCTCGTCGGCGGTCTCCGCGGGCTCAATGCGAACTTCGGGCAGACGGCTCACGGCGTGTTCACCGACCGGCCACAGACGTTGACCAACGATTTCTTCGTCAACCTTCTCGACATGGGCACGGAGTGGAAGCCCTCCACATCGTCCGAGAACGTCTACGAAGGTCGAGATCGTGGCACCGGTGCGGTCAAGTACACCGCCACAGCGGTCGATCTTGTCTTCGGATCGAACTCGGAATTGCGGGCTCTCGCAGAGGTATACGCGAGCGCGGACGCGCAACAGAAGTTCGTGGAGGACTTCGCGAGCGCTTGGACCAAGGTGATGGAGCTCGATCGGTTCGATCTCGACTGA
- the ctaD gene encoding cytochrome c oxidase subunit I has product MTATPVRPLVGRRPYPPRRLRKGQALLDTLTTTDPKKLGLMYLFTSFAFFMIGGVMALMMRAELAVPGMQFLSNEQYNQLFTLHGTIMLLLYATPIVFGFANYILPLQIGAPDVAFPRLNALSYWLYLFGALITISGFITPGGAADFGWTAYAPLSTDAFSPGAGANLWITGLALAGVGTILGAVNMITTVICLRAPGMTMFRMPIFTWNIFITSILILIAFPILTAALMALLADRNVGAHIYDPSHGGAILWQHLFWFFGHPEVYIVALPFFGIITEILPVFSRKPIFGYNGLVYATLAIGALSIAVWAHHMFATGVVLLPFFSFMTFLIAVPTGVKFFNWIGTMWKGQLTFESPMLFSIGFLVTFLFGGLTGIILASPPLDFHVTDSYFVVAHFHYVLFGTIVFATFAGIYFWFPKMTGRMLDERLGVWHFWTTFVGFHGTFLVQHWLGAEGMPRRYADYLPSDGFTMLNSISTIFAFVLGASTLPFVWNVFKSYRYGEVVTVDDPWGFGNSLEWATTCPPPRHNFTELPRIRSERPAFELHYPHMVERMRAEAHINRE; this is encoded by the coding sequence ATGACAGCAACACCTGTCCGCCCCCTGGTAGGCCGACGGCCGTATCCCCCACGCCGGCTCCGGAAGGGCCAGGCACTTCTCGACACGTTGACAACAACAGATCCGAAAAAGCTCGGATTGATGTACCTGTTCACCTCGTTCGCCTTCTTCATGATCGGCGGAGTGATGGCGTTGATGATGCGTGCGGAGCTAGCTGTTCCAGGAATGCAGTTTTTGTCCAATGAGCAGTACAACCAGCTGTTCACTCTGCATGGCACCATCATGCTTCTGCTGTATGCAACACCGATCGTCTTCGGCTTCGCGAACTACATCCTGCCGCTGCAGATCGGAGCGCCTGACGTTGCGTTTCCCCGATTGAACGCCCTCAGTTACTGGCTCTATCTGTTCGGTGCGCTCATCACGATCAGTGGCTTCATCACCCCCGGAGGCGCGGCCGATTTCGGGTGGACTGCGTATGCACCGTTGTCCACCGACGCATTCTCGCCCGGCGCCGGGGCCAACCTCTGGATTACCGGACTTGCATTGGCCGGAGTCGGAACCATTCTCGGAGCCGTCAACATGATCACCACCGTGATCTGCCTGCGCGCGCCGGGAATGACGATGTTTCGCATGCCGATCTTTACCTGGAACATCTTCATCACGTCGATTCTGATCCTGATCGCCTTCCCGATCCTCACAGCGGCCTTGATGGCGCTCCTTGCCGACCGAAACGTCGGCGCGCACATCTACGACCCGAGCCACGGCGGCGCCATCCTGTGGCAGCATCTGTTCTGGTTCTTCGGGCATCCTGAGGTCTATATAGTGGCGCTCCCCTTCTTCGGCATCATTACGGAGATACTGCCGGTCTTCAGCCGCAAACCGATCTTCGGTTACAACGGACTGGTCTACGCCACACTCGCCATCGGGGCGTTGTCCATTGCAGTGTGGGCGCACCACATGTTTGCCACGGGCGTCGTATTGTTGCCCTTCTTCTCTTTCATGACCTTCTTGATCGCGGTGCCCACCGGAGTCAAATTCTTCAACTGGATCGGCACAATGTGGAAGGGACAGTTGACCTTCGAGTCACCCATGCTGTTTTCCATCGGCTTCTTGGTGACGTTTCTGTTCGGCGGTTTGACGGGCATCATCCTCGCGAGCCCACCACTCGACTTCCACGTCACGGACAGCTATTTCGTCGTTGCGCACTTCCATTACGTTCTGTTCGGCACGATCGTGTTCGCGACATTTGCGGGCATCTATTTCTGGTTCCCGAAGATGACCGGCCGGATGCTGGACGAACGCCTCGGTGTGTGGCATTTCTGGACCACGTTCGTCGGATTCCACGGCACATTCCTTGTGCAGCACTGGCTGGGCGCCGAAGGTATGCCTCGCCGATACGCCGACTACTTACCGTCCGACGGGTTCACAATGCTGAATTCCATATCCACGATCTTCGCGTTCGTCTTGGGCGCATCAACGTTGCCGTTCGTGTGGAACGTCTTCAAGAGCTACCGATACGGAGAAGTCGTCACCGTTGACGATCCGTGGGGGTTCGGAAACTCTCTCGAGTGGGCCACCACGTGTCCCCCGCCGAGGCACAATTTCACCGAGTTACCCCGAATTCGATCCGAACGCCCCGCCTTCGAACTGCACTACCCCCACATGGTCGAGCGCATGCGCGCCGAGGCCCACATCAACCGCGAGTAG
- a CDS encoding GAP family protein, whose amino-acid sequence MQPLLLSALAGLAFLDSLDVLLVGITTAVIYDSRLKRRSPLPGGLSFLGGVFAATTAFGICTVIGINFIAELVDFELTPTVRYWGAMALGLVLIALACMPTTTSTTSTRWAEPIRRRPWILGFIGLAIGLVQAPTAIPYLAALAMLSAHDPPLPAWPLIVVIYCVLALLPPLLILGLSLRRTVRARRAYRRIVRVLARYGPASVRVLFVTIGLILVVDALIHYNDLW is encoded by the coding sequence ATGCAGCCACTACTTCTTTCAGCACTCGCAGGTTTGGCATTCCTCGATTCACTCGACGTCCTGCTGGTCGGAATCACCACCGCAGTGATCTATGACAGCCGACTGAAAAGACGTTCCCCACTACCCGGTGGGCTGAGTTTCCTCGGCGGTGTCTTCGCAGCAACAACAGCTTTCGGCATCTGCACCGTCATCGGAATCAACTTCATAGCCGAACTGGTCGACTTCGAACTGACACCCACAGTTCGATACTGGGGCGCGATGGCGCTCGGCCTGGTCCTGATTGCCCTCGCATGTATGCCCACAACCACGTCGACGACCTCGACGCGATGGGCAGAACCGATACGTCGCCGCCCGTGGATACTCGGCTTCATCGGATTGGCAATAGGTCTTGTCCAAGCACCGACGGCGATTCCTTACCTTGCCGCATTGGCGATGCTCTCGGCTCACGATCCCCCGTTGCCAGCGTGGCCGTTGATCGTCGTGATCTATTGCGTGCTCGCGCTTCTACCGCCGCTTCTCATCCTGGGTCTGTCTCTGAGGCGAACAGTCAGAGCCCGGCGCGCATACCGGCGGATCGTTCGAGTGCTCGCCCGCTACGGTCCCGCTTCTGTGCGGGTCCTCTTCGTGACCATAGGTTTGATATTGGTCGTTGATGCGCTGATCCACTACAACGATCTTTGGTAG
- a CDS encoding PPOX class F420-dependent oxidoreductase yields MSDDTKVRDALFELVANGKQGVLATIKRDGRPQLSNIIYRWDSESRTASISITADRVKSKNAARDPRVSLHVSAPDFWGYAVIEGSAELTPPAADPHDEVVDALVDLYRDISGKEHPDWEEYRQAMVAERRQILSMQADHVYGMAGTVE; encoded by the coding sequence ATGAGCGACGATACGAAAGTCCGGGACGCACTCTTCGAGCTTGTTGCCAATGGGAAACAGGGTGTTTTGGCAACCATCAAACGCGACGGCAGGCCGCAGCTGTCCAACATCATCTACCGCTGGGACTCCGAGTCGCGAACGGCATCGATCTCGATTACGGCTGACCGGGTCAAGAGTAAGAATGCCGCGCGGGACCCCCGGGTGTCGCTGCACGTGAGTGCTCCCGATTTCTGGGGTTATGCAGTGATTGAAGGGAGTGCGGAGTTGACTCCACCCGCCGCAGACCCGCATGACGAGGTAGTTGATGCGCTGGTGGATCTCTATCGAGACATCAGCGGCAAGGAGCATCCCGACTGGGAAGAATATCGGCAAGCAATGGTGGCTGAGCGGCGCCAAATTCTGAGCATGCAAGCAGACCACGTGTACGGCATGGCGGGGACCGTCGAATAA
- a CDS encoding TetR/AcrR family transcriptional regulator — protein sequence MNSETPARAGRPRDLGKDQAVLVAARRLLAEVGYQQTTIAAIARLAEVNSPAIYRRWPTREALIEEAVHGTGGHPLPEASGDLRTDLATWVRIFLVRAARPAARAGVPGLLADSQSEEARQRLLAIGAPVRKAFQEMLDDAAARGEIPVEVDAMFLFDLLSGTTTMRGLTRGTEDEDHFVESLAGSLYVLAVHAGGTAA from the coding sequence GTGAATTCGGAAACTCCCGCACGTGCCGGCCGGCCACGTGACCTGGGTAAGGACCAAGCTGTGCTCGTTGCAGCACGCCGTCTCCTGGCGGAAGTCGGCTACCAGCAGACGACGATTGCTGCTATCGCCCGGTTGGCCGAAGTGAATTCGCCGGCTATCTACCGCCGATGGCCGACCCGTGAAGCGTTGATCGAGGAAGCTGTGCACGGGACGGGAGGCCATCCGCTGCCCGAGGCGTCCGGCGACCTCCGAACGGACCTTGCGACGTGGGTGCGTATTTTCCTGGTTCGAGCCGCGCGGCCCGCAGCCAGGGCGGGTGTCCCTGGCCTGCTCGCGGACTCGCAGAGTGAAGAAGCCCGGCAACGCTTGCTGGCCATCGGCGCTCCGGTTCGCAAGGCCTTTCAAGAGATGTTGGACGACGCTGCGGCTCGGGGTGAAATCCCGGTCGAGGTGGACGCGATGTTCTTGTTCGACCTCCTTTCCGGCACCACCACGATGCGTGGTCTCACGCGCGGAACCGAGGACGAGGATCACTTCGTCGAATCGCTTGCAGGTTCGCTGTACGTGCTTGCTGTGCATGCAGGTGGCACCGCCGCCTGA
- a CDS encoding aldo/keto reductase has protein sequence MQYRTLGRTGIKVSPYALGTLMFATAIGNPDQDDSIRIIHKALDAGINFVDTSDAYGDSEEVVGKALKGRRDNVVLATKVSRPTGTDPNQQGASRRWIMQAVENSLRRLQTDHIDLYQIQRPDPDTDIEETLSALSDLIRAGKVRAIGSSTMPASDIVEAQWVAERRGLQRFHTEQPPYSILNRGIESEVLPTAQRFGMGTLVWAPLGQGMLTGRVRKGQRNDLRRASLFKHLTDERRLDVVEQLIPLADEAGMPLTHLAMAFAIAHPGVTSAIVGPRTETHLDDLLAGVDVTLSDEILDRIDEIVPPGTDVGPLDQAYVPPALQNSNLRRRHVGERGAA, from the coding sequence ATGCAGTACCGCACTCTCGGCCGGACCGGTATCAAGGTCAGTCCATACGCGCTCGGCACGCTCATGTTCGCCACGGCCATCGGCAATCCCGACCAGGACGACTCGATCCGGATCATCCACAAAGCGCTGGACGCAGGGATCAACTTCGTCGACACCTCCGATGCATACGGCGATTCCGAAGAAGTCGTGGGCAAAGCACTCAAAGGGCGTCGTGACAACGTCGTCCTCGCAACCAAGGTGAGCCGGCCGACGGGAACCGACCCCAATCAACAGGGCGCCTCGCGGCGCTGGATCATGCAGGCCGTCGAGAACTCTCTTCGCCGCTTGCAGACCGACCACATCGACCTTTATCAAATCCAGCGTCCGGACCCCGATACCGATATCGAGGAGACGCTCTCTGCGCTCTCGGACCTGATTCGCGCTGGAAAGGTCCGTGCGATCGGGTCGTCCACGATGCCCGCGTCCGACATCGTCGAAGCTCAGTGGGTCGCCGAGCGGCGCGGGTTGCAACGGTTCCACACGGAGCAACCGCCGTACTCGATCCTCAACCGCGGCATCGAAAGTGAGGTGTTGCCGACCGCGCAACGTTTCGGAATGGGGACGCTTGTGTGGGCCCCTCTCGGGCAGGGGATGCTGACTGGACGCGTTCGCAAAGGCCAGCGCAACGATCTGCGCCGCGCGAGCCTCTTCAAACATCTCACGGACGAGCGTCGACTCGACGTGGTCGAGCAACTCATTCCCCTCGCGGATGAAGCGGGCATGCCCCTGACACACCTCGCGATGGCGTTCGCGATTGCTCATCCGGGCGTGACCAGCGCGATCGTCGGGCCGCGCACCGAGACTCACCTCGACGACCTTCTCGCCGGCGTCGACGTCACGCTTTCCGACGAGATCCTCGACCGGATCGACGAGATCGTCCCGCCCGGGACCGACGTCGGTCCTCTCGATCAGGCCTATGTGCCTCCAGCCCTACAGAACTCAAATCTGCGTCGGCGGCACGTCGGTGAGCGCGGTGCCGCCTGA
- a CDS encoding TetR/AcrR family transcriptional regulator, with the protein MSTNTGQSGSDPDNAVEPGKSERAPRRRRVDAQRNLDAVLEAAKTVFATSGVDAPAKEITDLAGVGVGTLYRHFPRRSDLVTAVLQREIDACAAAGPALAAANTPGVAVAKWIHRYTEFLSTKQGLAAALHSGDPAFDALPGYFYQRLEPALGSLLDDAMASGEIRTDISAKDLLDAVALLCQSVPGEPGHEYSKRMISVLIDGLSTTRS; encoded by the coding sequence GTGTCGACGAACACAGGGCAGTCCGGAAGCGACCCCGACAACGCTGTCGAACCGGGAAAATCCGAACGCGCGCCGCGCCGGCGACGCGTCGACGCGCAGCGCAACCTCGATGCAGTGCTCGAAGCGGCGAAAACCGTCTTCGCCACGTCAGGCGTGGATGCACCCGCCAAGGAGATCACCGATCTGGCAGGCGTCGGAGTCGGAACGCTGTACCGACACTTCCCCCGACGCTCAGACCTGGTCACAGCCGTTCTTCAGCGCGAGATCGATGCCTGCGCTGCTGCCGGACCGGCACTGGCTGCGGCGAACACACCAGGAGTTGCCGTCGCGAAGTGGATCCATCGGTACACCGAATTTCTCTCGACCAAACAAGGCCTTGCCGCAGCCCTCCACTCGGGCGATCCGGCATTCGACGCCCTGCCCGGATACTTCTACCAGCGACTCGAACCCGCGCTCGGCTCCCTTCTCGACGACGCGATGGCCAGCGGCGAGATTCGGACCGACATCAGCGCCAAAGACCTCCTGGATGCTGTCGCACTTCTGTGCCAATCCGTGCCGGGCGAACCGGGGCATGAGTACAGCAAGCGCATGATTTCAGTACTGATCGACGGGCTCAGCACGACACGGTCCTGA
- a CDS encoding helix-turn-helix domain-containing protein: MDAEFEQLITDIGPRLRLLRRDRGLTLEDLSEATGISVSALSRLEAGKRRPTLDLLLPLARAHRVALDQLVGAPATGDPRVHLTPSRRKNGSAVVPLTRYPGRLQVFKQVIGPRPPKLVTHAGYEWLYVLAGDLRLILGANEVVLRPGEVAEFDTAEPHWFGPADDHVVEILHLFGPQGEKAHVRTHAKPIAAQD, translated from the coding sequence ATGGATGCTGAATTCGAGCAGTTGATCACCGATATCGGGCCAAGGCTGCGGCTGCTTCGACGCGATCGCGGATTGACTCTCGAGGACCTCTCCGAGGCCACCGGCATCTCCGTCAGCGCACTCTCACGCCTCGAGGCGGGTAAGCGTCGTCCCACCCTCGATCTGCTGTTGCCGCTCGCCCGAGCTCATCGGGTCGCACTGGACCAACTCGTCGGTGCTCCCGCTACCGGCGATCCCCGGGTCCACCTCACCCCGAGCCGACGCAAGAACGGTAGTGCTGTCGTTCCGCTGACGCGCTATCCCGGGCGCCTGCAGGTGTTCAAGCAGGTAATCGGACCGCGTCCACCGAAACTCGTCACCCACGCCGGCTACGAGTGGCTCTACGTCCTCGCCGGGGATCTGCGGCTCATTCTGGGCGCGAACGAGGTTGTTCTGCGCCCTGGTGAAGTCGCGGAGTTCGACACTGCCGAGCCCCATTGGTTCGGTCCCGCCGATGACCACGTGGTGGAGATCCTGCATCTGTTCGGCCCACAAGGCGAAAAGGCGCATGTGCGCACCCATGCGAAACCGATTGCGGCGCAGGACTAG
- a CDS encoding alkyl/aryl-sulfatase gives MALDYSDRTDFDNAERGFIATLEPLTIKNADGRIIFDLSGYSYLDEPCPETVHPSLFRQAQLCVKNGLFEVTDGIYQIRGFDISNMTLVEGDNGVIVIDPMISAECAAAGLALYREHRGDRPVTGLIYTHSHADHFGGVMGVLPDGAGDVPIIAPEGFLEHAVSENVYAGTAMNRRANYQYGYTLDVGPEGQASLGLGIQTSGGSVGLIPPTVDVTHTGQEETVDGVRIVFQITPGTEAPSEMNFHFPDSRALCVAENATHNLHNILTLRGALVRDPRIWSHYLDEAVELFAPDSDVVFASHHWPTWGSENIVQFLTEQRDMYAYLHDQTLRMVNIGLTGSEIAEEFTLPTALDDAWHIRGYYGSVSHNVKAIYQRYMGWFDGHPSSLWQHPPEQLAARYVDVIGGVPAVLDKARGYIDAGDTRFAAELLKHAVFAEPDNTEARNALADLYTTLAYGAENPTWRGFYLTGAKELRGEITPPPIDLGTGMAAALTVEQLFDTLAIRVNGPRAGGEKLCIEWIFTDLDTKVRMTLSNGALIQTPNPRTKATADLTLTLTKAQLLGLLAGSGLDGVEHSGDPATLARLLGLLDSPDPAFAIVTP, from the coding sequence ATGGCGCTGGATTATTCCGATCGCACGGACTTCGACAATGCCGAGCGGGGCTTCATCGCCACGCTCGAACCGCTCACCATCAAGAACGCCGACGGACGGATCATTTTCGACCTGTCCGGCTACAGCTATCTCGACGAGCCGTGCCCGGAAACGGTTCATCCGAGCCTGTTCCGTCAGGCTCAGCTCTGTGTCAAGAACGGACTCTTCGAGGTCACGGACGGGATCTATCAGATCCGCGGATTCGATATTTCCAACATGACCCTCGTCGAGGGCGACAACGGTGTCATTGTGATCGACCCGATGATCTCCGCGGAGTGCGCTGCCGCCGGTCTTGCGCTCTACCGCGAACACCGTGGTGACCGCCCGGTCACCGGCTTGATCTATACCCATTCGCACGCAGATCATTTCGGCGGTGTGATGGGCGTTCTCCCCGACGGCGCCGGCGATGTGCCGATCATCGCGCCCGAGGGTTTCCTCGAACATGCGGTATCCGAGAACGTCTATGCGGGAACCGCAATGAACCGTCGCGCGAACTATCAGTACGGCTACACATTGGACGTCGGACCCGAGGGCCAGGCCAGTCTCGGGCTGGGCATCCAGACCTCTGGTGGATCGGTAGGCCTGATCCCCCCGACCGTCGACGTCACGCATACCGGGCAGGAAGAAACCGTCGACGGAGTGCGGATCGTCTTCCAGATCACTCCGGGGACCGAGGCACCGTCCGAGATGAACTTCCACTTTCCCGACAGCCGCGCATTGTGTGTCGCCGAGAACGCCACGCACAACCTGCACAACATCCTCACGCTTCGAGGCGCATTGGTACGAGATCCACGCATCTGGTCTCACTACCTCGACGAGGCTGTCGAATTATTCGCACCGGATTCCGATGTGGTGTTCGCGTCGCACCATTGGCCCACGTGGGGTTCGGAGAACATCGTGCAGTTCCTGACCGAGCAACGGGACATGTACGCGTATCTGCACGATCAGACTTTGCGAATGGTCAACATCGGACTCACCGGAAGTGAGATCGCAGAGGAGTTCACGCTGCCCACAGCGCTCGACGATGCCTGGCATATCCGCGGGTACTACGGATCGGTCAGCCATAACGTCAAGGCGATCTACCAGCGCTACATGGGCTGGTTCGACGGTCATCCCAGTTCACTCTGGCAGCACCCGCCGGAGCAATTGGCCGCTCGCTATGTGGACGTAATCGGCGGTGTGCCTGCAGTTCTCGACAAGGCACGCGGCTACATCGATGCAGGTGACACTCGGTTCGCGGCCGAACTGCTCAAGCATGCGGTATTTGCCGAACCCGACAACACCGAAGCAAGAAACGCTCTCGCGGATCTCTACACCACTCTCGCCTACGGTGCGGAAAATCCGACCTGGCGCGGCTTCTACCTCACCGGCGCAAAGGAACTCCGCGGCGAGATCACCCCACCGCCCATCGATCTCGGTACCGGTATGGCTGCGGCATTGACGGTGGAACAGCTCTTCGACACACTTGCCATTCGTGTCAACGGACCCCGGGCCGGGGGTGAAAAGCTATGCATCGAATGGATTTTCACCGATCTCGACACGAAGGTCCGGATGACCCTCTCCAACGGAGCACTGATCCAAACGCCCAACCCCCGGACCAAAGCAACCGCCGATCTCACCCTCACTCTCACCAAAGCGCAGCTACTCGGGTTGCTTGCCGGGAGCGGGCTGGACGGAGTCGAACATTCCGGTGATCCTGCGACGCTTGCGCGCCTACTCGGACTGCTCGACAGTCCCGATCCGGCCTTTGCCATTGTGACTCCCTGA
- a CDS encoding zinc transporter permease, with amino-acid sequence MTTSEEHRQHDSADHPHVHGPDCGHEAVQHGDHVDYLHDGHRHAEHEGHYDEHDDS; translated from the coding sequence ATGACAACTTCCGAAGAACACCGCCAACATGATTCGGCCGATCACCCGCACGTGCACGGCCCCGACTGTGGTCATGAGGCCGTCCAGCACGGTGATCATGTGGACTACCTCCACGACGGACACCGCCACGCCGAGCACGAGGGTCACTACGACGAACACGACGACAGCTAG
- a CDS encoding Fur family transcriptional regulator, which produces MSSTPDFPAQLRDAALRVTRPRVAVLEALHARPHAGTDVIFDAVRTVLPGVSRQAVYDVLHALTAVGIVRRIQPSGSVALYELRVGDNHHHVVCRSCRMVSDVDCAVGEAPCLTPPDYDGFEFVEVEVVFWGMCPDCATPQSSRSRP; this is translated from the coding sequence GTGTCCTCGACGCCGGACTTTCCAGCACAACTGCGTGACGCAGCGCTCCGTGTGACCCGACCAAGGGTCGCGGTGCTCGAAGCGCTGCATGCGCGTCCTCATGCCGGTACGGACGTAATTTTCGATGCTGTTCGGACGGTTCTACCGGGAGTGTCTCGGCAAGCTGTGTACGACGTCCTGCATGCGTTGACGGCAGTGGGAATTGTGCGGCGGATTCAGCCTTCCGGTTCAGTTGCGCTGTATGAGTTGAGGGTTGGCGACAATCATCATCACGTCGTCTGCCGATCGTGTCGGATGGTTTCGGACGTCGACTGCGCAGTTGGCGAGGCGCCGTGTCTGACGCCGCCGGATTACGACGGCTTCGAGTTTGTCGAAGTCGAAGTTGTCTTCTGGGGGATGTGCCCCGATTGTGCGACACCACAGAGTTCGCGATCACGCCCGTGA